A single Lolium perenne isolate Kyuss_39 chromosome 6, Kyuss_2.0, whole genome shotgun sequence DNA region contains:
- the LOC127308929 gene encoding putative F-box/FBD/LRR-repeat protein At5g22610 isoform X2, with protein sequence MEKATAAPTAKTRESAVRSLWKWVLSSSCNGDIISGLPDAILGTIISLLPTKDGARTQAISLRWRPLWRSAPLNLDLDAALPSDSARASLVSRILSDHSGPARRFRCHSIRLADDHDRALLDGWFRALANLQELDVSFLRPSPRPETDDAVASSLLRLASSTLVMARIGGCNFSKQIVPSSSIFPRLKDLELHYVSLSEEFLHGLLSGCRVLESLLLWNVFAATGRISIASPTLRSIGFRLCAGRAELVVDNTPRLERLLTVFVGSGGDTLRVADAPRLEILGPLSPTVQVLQGMIPVSSANSVHTVKILALTSAPQLNVVLDVLKCFPCLEKLYVIKDLKMDVKHVFHHDPLDQVKCLETNLTEMVFVNYLGCEQDVGFAKFFVLNAAVLKKIKFGVPRNYNNEWVAIQRRLLEVNNRASRDAEFEFECGLDDFINYLGIHDLSLTDPFECFCSE encoded by the exons aTGGAGAAGGCAACGGCAGCACCCACGGCCAAGACTCGCGAATCCGCGGTACGCAGCCTATGGAAGTGGGTTCTGAGCAGCAGCTGCAACGGCGACATCATCAGCGGCCTCCCCGACGCCATCCTCGGCACCATCATCTCCCTCCTCCCAACCAAGGACGGCGCCCGCACGCAGGCCATCTCCCTCCGATGGCGCCCCCTCTGGCGCTCCGCGCCCCTCAACCTCGACCTCGACGCCGCCCTCCCCAGCGACAGCGCCCGCGCCTCCCTCGTCTCCAGGATCCTCTCCGACCACTCCGGCCCCGCGCGCCGCTTCCGCTGCCACTCCATCCGCCTCGCCGACGACCACGACCGCGCCCTGCTCGACGGCTGGTTCCGAGCCCTCGCCAACCTCCAGGAGCTCGACGTCAGCTTCCTGCGCCCGTCGCCACGGCCCGAGACGGACGACGCGGTGGCGTCGTCTCTGCTCCGCCTGGCATCATCCACCCTCGTCATGGCCAGAATTGGGGGCTGCAACTTCTCCAAACAGATCGTGCCATCCTCCTCTATCTTCCCCCGGCTGAAGGACCTCGAGCTACATTACGTTTCCTTGTCGGAGGAATTCTTACATGGCCTGCTCTCTGGCTGCCGTGTGTTGGAGAGCCTCTTGCTGTGGAACGTCTTCGCTGCTACTGGCCGCATCTCTATCGCCTCGCCGACTCTTCGGAGCATTGGCTTCCGCCTCTGTGCTGGCCGTGCTGAACTTGTCGTCGACAACACCCCTCGCCTTGAAAGGCTGCTAACTGTTTTTGTGGGCAGCGGTGGTGACACTCTCCGGGTAGCCGATGCACCTAGACTGGAGATATTGGGCCCTTTGTCACCTACCGTTCAAGTATTGCAG GGGATGATCCCAGTCAGCTCGGCAAACTCCGTACACACCGTGAAGATTTTAGCTCTTACTTCTGCCCCACAATTGAATGTGGTTCTTGACGTCCTCAAGTGCTTCCCCTGCTTGGAAAAGCTCTACGTTATT AAAGACTTAAAGATGGATGTGAAACATGTGTTTCACCATGACCCGTTAGATCAAGTCAAATGTCTTGAGACCAATCTCACAGAAATGGTGTTTGTGAATTACCTCGGCTGTGAGCAAGATGTTGGCTTTGCCAAGTTCTTTGTTTTGAATGCAGCGGTGCTAAAGAAAATCAAATTTGGAGTCCCTAGGAACTACAACAACGAATGGGTCGCTATCCAACGGCGTCTGCTGGAAGTGAACAATAGGGCTTCTCGAGACGCTGAGTTTGAATTCGAATGTGGTTTGGATGATTTCATTAACTACTTGGGTATCCATGACTTGTCACTGACAGATCCTTTCGAGTGCTTCTGTTCTGAATGA
- the LOC127308929 gene encoding FBD-associated F-box protein At4g10400 isoform X1, translating to MEKATAAPTAKTRESAVRSLWKWVLSSSCNGDIISGLPDAILGTIISLLPTKDGARTQAISLRWRPLWRSAPLNLDLDAALPSDSARASLVSRILSDHSGPARRFRCHSIRLADDHDRALLDGWFRALANLQELDVSFLRPSPRPETDDAVASSLLRLASSTLVMARIGGCNFSKQIVPSSSIFPRLKDLELHYVSLSEEFLHGLLSGCRVLESLLLWNVFAATGRISIASPTLRSIGFRLCAGRAELVVDNTPRLERLLTVFVGSGGDTLRVADAPRLEILGPLSPTVQVLQGMIPVSSANSVHTVKILALTSAPQLNVVLDVLKCFPCLEKLYVILQKDLKMDVKHVFHHDPLDQVKCLETNLTEMVFVNYLGCEQDVGFAKFFVLNAAVLKKIKFGVPRNYNNEWVAIQRRLLEVNNRASRDAEFEFECGLDDFINYLGIHDLSLTDPFECFCSE from the exons aTGGAGAAGGCAACGGCAGCACCCACGGCCAAGACTCGCGAATCCGCGGTACGCAGCCTATGGAAGTGGGTTCTGAGCAGCAGCTGCAACGGCGACATCATCAGCGGCCTCCCCGACGCCATCCTCGGCACCATCATCTCCCTCCTCCCAACCAAGGACGGCGCCCGCACGCAGGCCATCTCCCTCCGATGGCGCCCCCTCTGGCGCTCCGCGCCCCTCAACCTCGACCTCGACGCCGCCCTCCCCAGCGACAGCGCCCGCGCCTCCCTCGTCTCCAGGATCCTCTCCGACCACTCCGGCCCCGCGCGCCGCTTCCGCTGCCACTCCATCCGCCTCGCCGACGACCACGACCGCGCCCTGCTCGACGGCTGGTTCCGAGCCCTCGCCAACCTCCAGGAGCTCGACGTCAGCTTCCTGCGCCCGTCGCCACGGCCCGAGACGGACGACGCGGTGGCGTCGTCTCTGCTCCGCCTGGCATCATCCACCCTCGTCATGGCCAGAATTGGGGGCTGCAACTTCTCCAAACAGATCGTGCCATCCTCCTCTATCTTCCCCCGGCTGAAGGACCTCGAGCTACATTACGTTTCCTTGTCGGAGGAATTCTTACATGGCCTGCTCTCTGGCTGCCGTGTGTTGGAGAGCCTCTTGCTGTGGAACGTCTTCGCTGCTACTGGCCGCATCTCTATCGCCTCGCCGACTCTTCGGAGCATTGGCTTCCGCCTCTGTGCTGGCCGTGCTGAACTTGTCGTCGACAACACCCCTCGCCTTGAAAGGCTGCTAACTGTTTTTGTGGGCAGCGGTGGTGACACTCTCCGGGTAGCCGATGCACCTAGACTGGAGATATTGGGCCCTTTGTCACCTACCGTTCAAGTATTGCAG GGGATGATCCCAGTCAGCTCGGCAAACTCCGTACACACCGTGAAGATTTTAGCTCTTACTTCTGCCCCACAATTGAATGTGGTTCTTGACGTCCTCAAGTGCTTCCCCTGCTTGGAAAAGCTCTACGTTATT CTGCAGAAAGACTTAAAGATGGATGTGAAACATGTGTTTCACCATGACCCGTTAGATCAAGTCAAATGTCTTGAGACCAATCTCACAGAAATGGTGTTTGTGAATTACCTCGGCTGTGAGCAAGATGTTGGCTTTGCCAAGTTCTTTGTTTTGAATGCAGCGGTGCTAAAGAAAATCAAATTTGGAGTCCCTAGGAACTACAACAACGAATGGGTCGCTATCCAACGGCGTCTGCTGGAAGTGAACAATAGGGCTTCTCGAGACGCTGAGTTTGAATTCGAATGTGGTTTGGATGATTTCATTAACTACTTGGGTATCCATGACTTGTCACTGACAGATCCTTTCGAGTGCTTCTGTTCTGAATGA
- the LOC127308928 gene encoding mitogen-activated protein kinase 3, with the protein MAMLVDPPNGVGNQGKHYYSMWQTLFEIDTKYVPIKPIGRGAYGIVCSSINRETNEKVAIKKIHNVFDNRVDALRTLRELKLLRHLRHENVISLKDIMMPIQRRSFKDVYLVYELMDTDLHQIIKSPQGLSNDHCQYFLFQLLRGLKYLHSAEILHRDLKPGNLLVNANCDLKICDFGLARTNSSKGQFMTEYVVTRWYRAPELLLCCDNYGTSIDVWSVGCIFAELLGRKPIFPGTECLNQLKLIVNVLGTMSESDLEFIDNPKARRYIKTLPYTPGVSLASMYPHAHPLAIDLLQKMLIFDPTKRISVTQALEHPYMSPLYDPSANPPAQVPIDLDIDENISAEMIREMMWQEMLHYHPEAAAAVSM; encoded by the exons ATGGCAATGCTGGTGGATCCTCCAAATGGCGTGGGAAACCAAGGGAAGCATTACTACTCTATGTGGCAAACCTTGTTCGAGATCGATACCAAGTACGTGCCGATCAAGCCCATCGGCCGAGGAGCTTATGGAATAGTTTGCTCGTCCATAAATCGCGAGACGAATGAGAAAGTAGCGATAAAGAAGATACATAATGTATTCGACAACCGTGTGGACGCACTAAGGACCTTGCGGGAGCTGAAACTCCTCCGGCATCTCCGCCACGAGAATGTTATTTCACTGAAGGATATAATGATGCCTATACAAAGAAGGAGCTTTAAGGACGTGTACTTGGTTTATGAACTCATGGATACCGACCTGCACCAGATAATCAAATCACCTCAGGGGCTTTCCAATGATCACTGCCAATATTTTCTTTTTCAG TTGCTTCGAGGGCTGAAATATCTCCATTCAGCAGAGATACTCCACAGAGACCTAAAGCCTGGGAATCTACTGGTGAATGCAAACTGTGATTTGAAGATATGCGATTTTGGTCTTGCACGCACAAACAGTAGTAAAGGCCAGTTTATGACTGAATACGTCGTCACCCGCTGGTATAGGGCTCCTGAGCTGCTGCTTTGCTGTGACAACTATGGCACTTCCATCGACGTTTGGTCTGTAGGCTGCATCTTTGCTGAGCTACTTGGCCGTAAGCCTATTTTTCCAGGGACGGAGTGCCTAAATCAGTTAAAGCTGATAGTCAATGTTCTTGGCACCATGAGCGAGTCTGATCTAGAGTTCATCGACAACCCAAAAGCTCGCAGATACATCAAGACTCTTCCCTACACTCCTGGTGTTTCCCTTGCAAGTATGTACCCACATGCACACCCCCTCGCCATCGATTTATTACAGAAGATGCTCATCTTCGATCCTACCAAAAGGATCAGCGTTACCCAGGCCCTCGAACACCCTTACATGTCTCCTCTGTATGACCCAAGTGCAAACCCTCCCGCGCAAGTGCCCATTGATCTCGACATAGATGAGAACATCAGTGCAGAGATGATCCGGGAAATGATGTGGCAGGAGATGCTTCACTAccatcctgaagctgcagcagcaGTAAGCATGTGA
- the LOC127308927 gene encoding protein CHLOROPLAST IMPORT APPARATUS 2 isoform X1: protein MTSSCIPTGLRLDLDMVKAAASPGAHSSPLRPVHSSPSSTLSEASNASSSATSVSLKRARAPRKRPNQAYNEAAALLASIHPSVFPVKKSPKTAKPPTLARQLSGLAAAFGDTSSDLLPPLPVLADAAFLLRGGAPSPSLFQPQPQSPSDAKNCSSPTPVSSAFREFRDPAPSPASPDTATGDEPGELDFDDDDGFDAESILDVGDEDAAEGIDGIMGSLTMEGNTTSATSDDSILSSSGIHPYLRSLMVVGLAGRFELGLGSRQSTRPNLNRALKRRDDDGAWWMWPAVPVKDITVAPPLPPSPQPAEASNTAAMPPPASSAPEKKKSKKKKVVKVEKVMAKEEELANAKCVEGADGTVDVADGNVDDDSAPTKAPKTGLGLKLDTDDVLKEWSGKGSMFAEGSMPESPESAAEVRAKLADIDLFPENGSGGIREARVMRYKEKRRNRLFSKKIRYQVRKVNADCRPRMKGRFVRSPSLLQQALEEEI from the exons ATGACGTCTTCCTGCATACCCACCGGGCTgcggctcgacctggacatggtgAAGGCAGCGGCATCGCCGGGGGCGCACTCCTCGCCGCTGCGGCCGGTGCActcctcgccgtcgtcgacgCTCTCGGAGGCGTCCAACGCGTCCTCGTCGGCGACGTCCGTGTCGCTCAAGCGGGCGCGGGCGCCGCGGAAGCGGCCCAACCAGGCGTACAACGAGGCCGCCGCGCTGCTGGCGTCCATCCATCCCTCCGTCTTCCCCGTCAAGAAGAGCCCCAAGACGGCCAAGCCGCCGACGCTGGCGAGGCAGCTCTCGGGCCTCGCCGCGGCGTTCGGCGACACATCCTCCGACCTCCTCCCGCCGCTCCCCGTCCTCGCCGACGCCGCATTCCTCCTCCGCGGGGGCGCGCCGTCCCCGTCGCTGTTCCAGCCGCAGCCGCAGAGCCCGTCCGACGCCAAGAACTGCTCGTCCCCGACTCCGGTGAGCAGCGCTTTCCGGGAGTTCCGCGACCCGGCGCCGTCGCCGGCGAGCCCCGACACCGCGACCGGGGACGAGCCCGGCGAGCTCGacttcgacgacgacgacggcttcGACGCCGAGTCCATTCTCGACGTCGGCGACGAGGACGCCGCCGAGGGCATCGACGGCATCATGGGCAGCCTCACAATGGAGGGCAACACTACGTCCGCCACATCCGACGACTCCATACTGTCCAGCTCTGGCATACACCCTTACCTCAGGAGCCTCATGGTGGTCGGCCTCGCCGGCCGCTTCGAGCTCGGCCTCGGCTCGCGGCAAAGCACGCGGCCCAACCTCAACCGCGCACTCAAGCGGCGGGATGACGACGGTGCATGGTGGATGTGGCCCGCCGTGCCGGTGAAGGACATCACCGTCGCGCCACCGCTGCCACCATCCCCACAACCGGCGGAGGCGTCCAACACCGCCGCAATGCCGCCACCCGCGTcgtcggcgccggagaagaaaaagagtaagaagaagaaggtggtgaaggtggagaagGTGATGGCCAAGGAGGAGGAATTGGCCAATGCCAAGTGTGTGGAGGGAGCCGATGGAACAGTGGATGTGGCCGACGGCAATGTCGACGATGACAGTGCACCGACCAAGGCACCGAAGACCGGGTTGGGGCTGAAGTTGGACACCGACGATGTGCTCAAGGAGTGGTCCGGCAAAGGCTCCATGTTCGCCGAGGGCAGCATGCCGGAGTCGCCGGAGTCGGCAGCCGAAGTGCGG GCCAAACTTGCAGACATTGACTTGTTTCCTGAGAATGGGTCTGGTGGCATCAGGGAAGCGAGGGTGATGAGGTACAAGGAGAAGCGGCGCAACCGGCTGTTCTCGAAGAAGATCCGGTACCAGGTCCGGAAGGTGAACGCCGACTGTCGGCCTCGGATGAAG GGAAGGTTTGTTAGGAGCCCATCTCTTCTGCAGCAGGCCCTGGAGGAAGAGATCTAG
- the LOC127308927 gene encoding protein CHLOROPLAST IMPORT APPARATUS 2 isoform X2 encodes MTSSCIPTGLRLDLDMVKAAASPGAHSSPLRPVHSSPSSTLSEASNASSSATSVSLKRARAPRKRPNQAYNEAAALLASIHPSVFPVKKSPKTAKPPTLARQLSGLAAAFGDTSSDLLPPLPVLADAAFLLRGGAPSPSLFQPQPQSPSDAKNCSSPTPVSSAFREFRDPAPSPASPDTATGDEPGELDFDDDDGFDAESILDVGDEDAAEGIDGIMGSLTMEGNTTSATSDDSILSSSGIHPYLRSLMVVGLAGRFELGLGSRQSTRPNLNRALKRRDDDGAWWMWPAVPVKDITVAPPLPPSPQPAEASNTAAMPPPASSAPEKKKSKKKKVVKVEKVMAKEEELANAKCVEGADGTVDVADGNVDDDSAPTKAPKTGLGLKLDTDDVLKEWSGKGSMFAEGSMPESPESAAEVRAKLADIDLFPENGSGGIREARVMRYKEKRRNRLFSKKIRYQVRKVNADCRPRMKASTTRTDS; translated from the exons ATGACGTCTTCCTGCATACCCACCGGGCTgcggctcgacctggacatggtgAAGGCAGCGGCATCGCCGGGGGCGCACTCCTCGCCGCTGCGGCCGGTGCActcctcgccgtcgtcgacgCTCTCGGAGGCGTCCAACGCGTCCTCGTCGGCGACGTCCGTGTCGCTCAAGCGGGCGCGGGCGCCGCGGAAGCGGCCCAACCAGGCGTACAACGAGGCCGCCGCGCTGCTGGCGTCCATCCATCCCTCCGTCTTCCCCGTCAAGAAGAGCCCCAAGACGGCCAAGCCGCCGACGCTGGCGAGGCAGCTCTCGGGCCTCGCCGCGGCGTTCGGCGACACATCCTCCGACCTCCTCCCGCCGCTCCCCGTCCTCGCCGACGCCGCATTCCTCCTCCGCGGGGGCGCGCCGTCCCCGTCGCTGTTCCAGCCGCAGCCGCAGAGCCCGTCCGACGCCAAGAACTGCTCGTCCCCGACTCCGGTGAGCAGCGCTTTCCGGGAGTTCCGCGACCCGGCGCCGTCGCCGGCGAGCCCCGACACCGCGACCGGGGACGAGCCCGGCGAGCTCGacttcgacgacgacgacggcttcGACGCCGAGTCCATTCTCGACGTCGGCGACGAGGACGCCGCCGAGGGCATCGACGGCATCATGGGCAGCCTCACAATGGAGGGCAACACTACGTCCGCCACATCCGACGACTCCATACTGTCCAGCTCTGGCATACACCCTTACCTCAGGAGCCTCATGGTGGTCGGCCTCGCCGGCCGCTTCGAGCTCGGCCTCGGCTCGCGGCAAAGCACGCGGCCCAACCTCAACCGCGCACTCAAGCGGCGGGATGACGACGGTGCATGGTGGATGTGGCCCGCCGTGCCGGTGAAGGACATCACCGTCGCGCCACCGCTGCCACCATCCCCACAACCGGCGGAGGCGTCCAACACCGCCGCAATGCCGCCACCCGCGTcgtcggcgccggagaagaaaaagagtaagaagaagaaggtggtgaaggtggagaagGTGATGGCCAAGGAGGAGGAATTGGCCAATGCCAAGTGTGTGGAGGGAGCCGATGGAACAGTGGATGTGGCCGACGGCAATGTCGACGATGACAGTGCACCGACCAAGGCACCGAAGACCGGGTTGGGGCTGAAGTTGGACACCGACGATGTGCTCAAGGAGTGGTCCGGCAAAGGCTCCATGTTCGCCGAGGGCAGCATGCCGGAGTCGCCGGAGTCGGCAGCCGAAGTGCGG GCCAAACTTGCAGACATTGACTTGTTTCCTGAGAATGGGTCTGGTGGCATCAGGGAAGCGAGGGTGATGAGGTACAAGGAGAAGCGGCGCAACCGGCTGTTCTCGAAGAAGATCCGGTACCAGGTCCGGAAGGTGAACGCCGACTGTCGGCCTCGGATGAAGGCAAGCACTACTAGAACTGATTCTTGA
- the LOC127308927 gene encoding uncharacterized protein isoform X3, with product MTSSCIPTGLRLDLDMVKAAASPGAHSSPLRPVHSSPSSTLSEASNASSSATSVSLKRARAPRKRPNQAYNEAAALLASIHPSVFPVKKSPKTAKPPTLARQLSGLAAAFGDTSSDLLPPLPVLADAAFLLRGGAPSPSLFQPQPQSPSDAKNCSSPTPVSSAFREFRDPAPSPASPDTATGDEPGELDFDDDDGFDAESILDVGDEDAAEGIDGIMGSLTMEGNTTSATSDDSILSSSGIHPYLRSLMVVGLAGRFELGLGSRQSTRPNLNRALKRRDDDGAWWMWPAVPVKDITVAPPLPPSPQPAEASNTAAMPPPASSAPEKKKSKKKKVVKVEKVMAKEEELANAKCVEGADGTVDVADGNVDDDSAPTKAPKTGLGLKLDTDDVLKEWSGKGSMFAEGSMPESPESAAEVRWTTGN from the exons ATGACGTCTTCCTGCATACCCACCGGGCTgcggctcgacctggacatggtgAAGGCAGCGGCATCGCCGGGGGCGCACTCCTCGCCGCTGCGGCCGGTGCActcctcgccgtcgtcgacgCTCTCGGAGGCGTCCAACGCGTCCTCGTCGGCGACGTCCGTGTCGCTCAAGCGGGCGCGGGCGCCGCGGAAGCGGCCCAACCAGGCGTACAACGAGGCCGCCGCGCTGCTGGCGTCCATCCATCCCTCCGTCTTCCCCGTCAAGAAGAGCCCCAAGACGGCCAAGCCGCCGACGCTGGCGAGGCAGCTCTCGGGCCTCGCCGCGGCGTTCGGCGACACATCCTCCGACCTCCTCCCGCCGCTCCCCGTCCTCGCCGACGCCGCATTCCTCCTCCGCGGGGGCGCGCCGTCCCCGTCGCTGTTCCAGCCGCAGCCGCAGAGCCCGTCCGACGCCAAGAACTGCTCGTCCCCGACTCCGGTGAGCAGCGCTTTCCGGGAGTTCCGCGACCCGGCGCCGTCGCCGGCGAGCCCCGACACCGCGACCGGGGACGAGCCCGGCGAGCTCGacttcgacgacgacgacggcttcGACGCCGAGTCCATTCTCGACGTCGGCGACGAGGACGCCGCCGAGGGCATCGACGGCATCATGGGCAGCCTCACAATGGAGGGCAACACTACGTCCGCCACATCCGACGACTCCATACTGTCCAGCTCTGGCATACACCCTTACCTCAGGAGCCTCATGGTGGTCGGCCTCGCCGGCCGCTTCGAGCTCGGCCTCGGCTCGCGGCAAAGCACGCGGCCCAACCTCAACCGCGCACTCAAGCGGCGGGATGACGACGGTGCATGGTGGATGTGGCCCGCCGTGCCGGTGAAGGACATCACCGTCGCGCCACCGCTGCCACCATCCCCACAACCGGCGGAGGCGTCCAACACCGCCGCAATGCCGCCACCCGCGTcgtcggcgccggagaagaaaaagagtaagaagaagaaggtggtgaaggtggagaagGTGATGGCCAAGGAGGAGGAATTGGCCAATGCCAAGTGTGTGGAGGGAGCCGATGGAACAGTGGATGTGGCCGACGGCAATGTCGACGATGACAGTGCACCGACCAAGGCACCGAAGACCGGGTTGGGGCTGAAGTTGGACACCGACGATGTGCTCAAGGAGTGGTCCGGCAAAGGCTCCATGTTCGCCGAGGGCAGCATGCCGGAGTCGCCGGAGTCGGCAGCCGAAGTGCGG TGGACCACAGGCAATTGA